In Humulus lupulus chromosome 6, drHumLupu1.1, whole genome shotgun sequence, a single genomic region encodes these proteins:
- the LOC133784963 gene encoding glycosyltransferase BC10-like, whose translation MSASRQVRPTIHLNKRPTWVLVLVPFVTIFLIFAYLFSPRSSSEGCFIFSSNGCGSFFQKPLFLPTRDLTDGEIASQAVIKEILRTPNIHSKNPKIAFMFLTPSSLPFEMLWDKFFSGHEERFTVYVHASKESPTHVSPYFVGRDIRSEKVSYIFVCFQVVWGKFSMIEAEKRLLGKALLDPDNEHFVLLSDSCVPVHNFDYVYNYLIFTNVSFVDCFVDPGPHGNGRYSEHMLPEVARQDFRKGSQWFSLKRQHAIIVMADSLYHRKFKLFCRPNMNGRNCYSDEHYLQTFLRMKDPGGIANWSVTHVDWSEGKWHPKAYRAQDISFELLKNITSIDESTHVTSDNQKTIMTRPCIWNGLQRPCYLFARKFYPETLDKLIHLFSNYAGT comes from the exons ATGTCTGCGTCAAGACAAGTACGGCCAACAATTCACTTGAACAAAAGGCCAACATGGGTTCTCGTGCTGGTTCCTTTTGTGACCATATTTCTGATATTTGCCTATCTATTTTCACCAAGAAGTTCCTCTGAGGGTTGCTTCATCTTCTCATCCAATGGCTGTGGTTCATTCTTCCAAAAGCCTTTGTTCCTTCCCACTAGGGATTTGACTGATGGTGAGATTGCCTCTCAGGCAGTCATCAAGGAGATTCTAAGAACCCCTAATATTCACTCTAAGAACCCCAAAATTGCTTTCATGTTTTTGACTCCAAGTTCCTTGCCCTTTGAGATGCTCTGGGACAAGTTCTTTTCT GGCCATGAGGAAAGGTTTACTGTTTATGTACACGCTTCAAAAGAAAGTCCAACTCATGTGAGTCCTTACTTTGTTGGTCGAGACATACGTAGCGAAAAGGTAT CATATATATTTGTCTGTTTTCAGGTGGTGTGGGGAAAATTTTCAATGATAGAGGCAGAGAAGAGACTTTTGGGGAAGGCACTCTTAGATCCTGACAATGAACATTTTGTCTTGCTATCTGACAG TTGTGTACCCGTGCATAACTTCGACTACGTGTATAACTATCTTATCTTCACCAATGTCAGCTTCGTTGATTG TTTTGTGGATCCTGGTCCTCATGGTAATGGCCGGTATTCAGAACATATGTTACCTGAAGTTGCAAGGCAAGACTTTAGGAAGGGATCACAG TGGTTTTCTTTGAAACGGCAACATGCAATTATCGTTATGGCAGATAGCTTGTACCACAGGAAGTTCAAGCTTTTTTGCAGG CCAAACATGAACGGGCGCAACTGCTACTCAGACGAACACTATTTGCAAACCTTTCTTCGT ATGAAAGACCCTGGTGGAATTGCAAACTGGTCAGTAACCCATGTTGATTGGTCTGAAGGAAAGTGGCACCCTAAAGCCTATAGGGCTCAAGATATTTCTTTTGAGCTCCTCAAGAATATTACG TCTATTGATGAGAGCACTCATGTCACAAGCGACAACCAG AAAACAATAATGACAAGACCTTGCATTTGGAATGGGTTGCAGCGACCATGTTATTTGTTTGCCCGAAAGTTTTATCCTGAAACTCTTGATAAACTAATTCACCTTTTCTCCAATTATGCTGGAACTTAG
- the LOC133782041 gene encoding cationic peroxidase 2-like — protein sequence MEGYKLVILFFTSLGLVGTLVNGQGTKVGFYSRTCPKAESIVRSTVETHFKSNPRIAPGILRMHFHDCFVHGCDGSILIEGAGTEKTAPPNSGIPGYNVIDDAKQQLEAACPGVVSCADIVALAARDSVVLTKGFSWKVPTGRRDGRVSLASDTNNLPGFTESIDVQKDKFAAKGLNTQDLVTLVGGHTIGTTACQLFSYRLYNFTTTGNGADPTIDPSFLPQLRALCPENGDGAKRVDLDTRSAATFDATFFRNLRNGRGVLESDQKLWTDPSTKPFVQRFLGERGLRSLNFNVEFGKSMVKMSNIGVKTGTDGEIRRLCTAFN from the exons ATGGAAGGCTATAAACTGGTCATTTTATTTTTCACGTCACTTGGTTTAGTTGGCACATTAGTGAATGGGCAGGGCACCAAGGTTGGGTTCTACTCAAGAACGTGCCCCAAAGCCGAGTCCATTGTTAGATCAACCGTGGAGACTCACTTCAAATCCAATCCTCGCATAGCTCCCGGCATCCTCAGAATGCATTTCCACGACTGCTTCGTCCATGGCTGCGACGGCTCTATCCTTATCGAAGGTGCAGGCACCGAGAAGACTGCCCCACCGAACAGTGGAATACCCGGCTACAATGTCATAGACGACGCTAAGCAACAACTCGAAGCTGCATGCCCTGGTGTGGTTTCTTGTGCAGATATTGTGGCACTTGCTGCACGTGACTCTGTTGTCTTG ACTAAAGGTTTCAGTTGGAAAGTGCCTACTGGGCGTAGAGATGGGCGAGTTTCATTGGCGAGTGATACTAACAACTTGCCTGGCTTTACGGAGTCCATTGACGTGCAAAAGGATAAATTTGCAGCGAAGGGTCTCAACACTCAAGATCTGGTCACACTAGTTGGTGGACACACCATTGGTACCACGGCATGCCAGCTCTTCAGTTACAGACTCTACAACTTCACCACCACAGGAAATGGCGCCGATCCCACCATCGACCCTTCCTTCCTTCCTCAACTCAGAGCTCTCTGCCCGGAGAATGGCGACGGGGCCAAGCGGGTCGATCTGGACACTCGGAGCGCAGCCACTTTCGACGCCACTTTCTTCAGAAACTTGAGAAACGGTCGTGGAGTTCTGGAGTCGGATCAGAAGCTGTGGACCGATCCCTCCACCAAGCCCTTCGTCCAACGATTCTTGGGAGAGAGAGGATTGCGGAGTTTGAACTTCAACGTCGAATTTGGAAAGTCGATGGTGAAGATGAGTAACATTGGTGTCAAAACTGGCACTGACGGTGAAATTCGAAGGCTTTGCACTGCTTTCAATTAA